The nucleotide window GGCCCGCACCCTCGGGATCGATCCGATTGTGCTGCGCGTCGCGGTCGTGGTGCTCAGTTTCTTCGGCGGCGCCGGGATCGTCGTTTACGTCGCGGGCTGGTTGCTCATGCCGGACGGCGACGACGAGCAGAGTCTGGCCCAACGCGCCCTCGGCAGACGCATCGGCGGAAACCGAGCCACCTGGTTGCTGGCCGGTCTGCTGATCATCGCGGGCGGGATCAGCCTGCACGCGGTACTCGGCCGCCACTCCGGACCCTGGCACCCGGTGGTCGCGCTCCTCGTGGTCGGCGCGGTGCTCTACGCCCGCAAGCGTGTCCGCGGCGGCGACCAGTGGCGTGCGCCACAACCGCCCGCGTCGGTGGCACCGGCGGAGGAGACGGCAGCGTGGAACCTGACCACGCCGACGCTGCCCCCTGCGCCGGTGCCACCCACCGTGTCCGTGCCGCCGCCGGTTCCGGCGGCCCCGCGCGCGCCCCGACCACGGTCCCGCCTCGGTGCGAGCACCTTCTTCGTAGTGCTGCTCGCCCTCGGCGCGCTGGCAGCGGTCGACGCGCTCGGCGGCGACGTACCGCTTCCCGCCTACCCGGCCACGGTCGTCGCCGGCGCCGGACTCGGCCTGCTGATCGGTACCTGGTACGGCCGGGCCCGCGGACTGATCGCGCTGGGCCTGCTGGGTGCGCTGGCCCTGCCGCCGACGGCCTTCGCAGAGGCGTTTCACGGCGGCTTCGTGCACGGCACGCGCACCATCGCCCCGGCCACCGCGGGCGAGCTACTCCCGACTTACGACTTCCGCGGGGGCGAGGTGCGCCTCGACCTGAGCCGACTGGACCTGACCGGGCAGGACGCGCGCAGCACGGTCCACCTCGGCGCCGGCGAGCTCATCGTCACCGTGCCGGCCACGACCGACGTCACCGTGCACGTCAAGCTCAACGCCGGCCAGTACGAGACCTTCGACGCCCAGGATGGTGGGATCGACCTGTCCCGCACCGTGCGCGACGAGGGCCCCGACGGGCCCGGCGGCGGCATGCTGGACCTGACGATCCGTCAGGGCGTCGGCCATGTCGAGGTCCGGCGGGCCGAACCGACCGCGCCGCAGGTGCCCGCCACCCCGGACACCACCACCTCGACGGAGGCACCGCATGCGACGGCATGACACCGACCCGATCTCGCTGCTGTTCGGCCTGTTGTTCCTCGGCGTCGTCGCCATGCTCGGCGTGCTCGCCACCGATGCCAGTCGAGCCGCCGTGCACCTGGGTTTCGCGATCGTACTGCTCGGCGCCGGCGCGGCGGGCCTGGCCGCCTCGTTGCACCGCGGCCGGGATCGTCATTCCCGGTAGCGGCCTACCGCCGCTCCTCCGCCGCGCCCGGACTTGTGAATTTCGCACATCTGCTGCACAATTATTTGGACGCCAAACTATTTTCGGTCCACCGTCGAGGTCCAGGGGTCGTGCACCGCCGCATCGAAGTCATCACCGGCCAGCCGCACCACGCGCAGCAGCGCGGTGACCTCGGCTACGGTCCGGTCGTCGATGCCGCCCAGCGCGAAGTCCGCCTCGTTCAGCGCCTCGGTGGCGGAATCGACCAACGTTCGACCCTCGCGGGTGATCTCCGCGAGGATGCGCCGGCGGTCCTCCGCAGCCGGACGCCGGCGCACCAATCCACGGGCCTCGAGTCGGTCCACGGTGTTCGTCACCGAGGCCGGGTGCACCATCAACCGCTCACCGATCTTGCCCATGGGCAGTTCGCCATGACGGGTGAAGGCCAGCAGGCGCAACGCCTCGAAGCTGGCGAAGGTCAGCCCGAAGGGCCGCAACACCTTCTCGATCTCCCCGAGCAGCATCTGCTGGACCCGCATCACCGAGGTGACCGCAGCCATCCGGTCGGCCTGTTCGGGCCAGTTCTCCTGCCACCGCCGATGTGCCTCGGCGATGGGGTCGAACGGCAGGCGGGCCATCTCGCCACCGTATCGGCCGCGACCGCCACGGCACGGAACCTGTAGAAGGAGTCGTTCCCCATGTCCACCCAACAGGCTGTCGATCAGCAGGCACTGCATTCGCCGAGCCGTCCGGTCCGCTTCGTCACCGCGGCCAGCCTGTTCGACGGGCACGACGCCTCGATCAACATCATGCGCCGGATCCTGCAATCGCAGGGCGCGGAGGTGATTCACCTCGGGCACAACCGCTCGGTCGACGAGGTGGTCACCGCGGCCATCCAGGAGGACGTGCAGGGCATCGCGATCTCCTCTTACCAGGGCGGGCACGTCGAGTACTTCTCCTACCTGGTCGAGCTACTCGCCCAACGCGGTGCCGCGCACATCAAGGTGTTCGGTGGCGGCGGCGGCGTGATCGTGGCCGACGAGATCGAGCTGCTCGCCTCCCGCGGGGTGCGCATCTTCTCCCCCGAGGACGGCCAACGCTACGGACTGGCCCGCATGGTCAACCAGATGATCGAGGCGTGCGACGTCGAACTGCCCAACGACACCACCGCCGAGGCACTGATCGCCGGTGAGCAAACCGCATTGGCCCGCACCATCACCCTGCTCGAAGCGGGCCGGCTCGACTCCTCCGCCCGCGCGCGCATCGCGGCTGCCACCGGCGACCGCACGGTGCCGGTGCTCGGCATTACCGGCACCGGCGGCTCCGGCAAGTCCTCACTGACCGATGAACTGGTCCGCCGGCTGCGCCTGGACCAGCAGGACAAGCTGCGCATCGCGGTGCTGGCCATCGACCCCACCCGGCGCAAGGGCGGCGGGGCGTTGCTCGGCGACCGCATCCGGATGAACGGCATCGAGGGCCACGGCGGCGGCCAACCGGTTTACTTCCGTTCCCTGGCCACCCGTGGCGCCGGCCAGGAGGTGCCGGACAACCTCACCGACATCATCGGCGCGTGCAAGGCGGCCGGCCACGACCTGGTGATCGTCGAGACGCCCGGCATCGGCCAGGGCGACGCCGCGATCGTGCCGTTCGTGGACGTCTCGCTGTACGTGATGACGCCGGAATTCGGCGCGGCCAGCCAGCTCGAGAAGATCGACATGCTCGACTACGCCGACCTCGTCGCGATCAACAAGTTCGAGCGTCGCGGCGCTGAGGACGCCCGTCGTGACGTGGCTCGTCAGATCGCTCGCAACCGGGAGTCGTTCAGCGGGAACTGGGAAACCATGCCGGTGTACGGCACCAGCGCCGCCCGGTTCAACGACGACGGTGTCACCGCGCTGTACCAGGCGCTGCGCGACCTGCTCACCGAGCACGGCGCGCACCTGACGCCGGGTGTGCTGCCGCAGGTGGACGTGCGTGCGTCCAGCGCGCTGAAGACGATCATCCCGCCGAACCGGGTGCGCTACCTGGCGGAGATCGCGGAGACGGTCCGCGACTACCACCACGACACCGCGGTCGAGGCGGCCGCGGCTCGGGAGGCCCAGCACGTACAGGCCGCGGCGGCGTTGGTCGCCGAGCGCGGTGGGGACACCGCGCTGCTCGACGAGCTGGCCGGCGAGGCCACCGGTCGGCTGTCCAAGTCGAGCGCGGTCGCGCTGGCGGACTGGCCGAACACTGTCGCCGCGTACTCCGCCGAGGAGCACGTGGTGAAGATCCGCGACCGGGAACTGCGCATGCCGTTGTGGCGCGAATCGCTGTCCGGCACCAAGATCCCGCGGGTCGCACTGCCCCGCTACGAAGACCAGGGCGAGGTGCTGCGGTTCCTGCGCGCGGAGAATCTGCCGGGCTTTTTCCCTTACACCGCAGGGGTTTTCCCGTTCAAGCGGGAGGGCGAGGACCCGGCGCGAATGTTCGCCGGCGAGGGCGACCCGTTCCGCACCAACCGCCGCTTCCACCTGCTCTCGGCGGGCAACCCGGCCACCCGACTGTCCACCGCGTTCGACTCGGTGACCCTGTACGGCCGCGACCCCGACCTGCGCCCGGACATCTACGGCAAGGTCGGCACCTCCGGGGTGTCGATTGCGACGCTGGACGACATGGAAGCGCTTTACGACGGCTTCGACCTGTGCTCGCCGACCACCTCGGTGTCCATGACCATCAACGGCCCGGCACCCACGATCCTGGCGTTCTTCCTCAACACCGCGATCGATTCCGAGCGCGCGAAGCTCGCCATCGAACTCGGCCGCGA belongs to Sporichthyaceae bacterium and includes:
- a CDS encoding PspC domain-containing protein gives rise to the protein MTDLPPDAGGSTPADATAGGSTPAGGSITTATAQPGPPPTHYRRSREDRMLAGVCGGVARTLGIDPIVLRVAVVVLSFFGGAGIVVYVAGWLLMPDGDDEQSLAQRALGRRIGGNRATWLLAGLLIIAGGISLHAVLGRHSGPWHPVVALLVVGAVLYARKRVRGGDQWRAPQPPASVAPAEETAAWNLTTPTLPPAPVPPTVSVPPPVPAAPRAPRPRSRLGASTFFVVLLALGALAAVDALGGDVPLPAYPATVVAGAGLGLLIGTWYGRARGLIALGLLGALALPPTAFAEAFHGGFVHGTRTIAPATAGELLPTYDFRGGEVRLDLSRLDLTGQDARSTVHLGAGELIVTVPATTDVTVHVKLNAGQYETFDAQDGGIDLSRTVRDEGPDGPGGGMLDLTIRQGVGHVEVRRAEPTAPQVPATPDTTTSTEAPHATA
- the icmF gene encoding fused isobutyryl-CoA mutase/GTPase IcmF, yielding MSTQQAVDQQALHSPSRPVRFVTAASLFDGHDASINIMRRILQSQGAEVIHLGHNRSVDEVVTAAIQEDVQGIAISSYQGGHVEYFSYLVELLAQRGAAHIKVFGGGGGVIVADEIELLASRGVRIFSPEDGQRYGLARMVNQMIEACDVELPNDTTAEALIAGEQTALARTITLLEAGRLDSSARARIAAATGDRTVPVLGITGTGGSGKSSLTDELVRRLRLDQQDKLRIAVLAIDPTRRKGGGALLGDRIRMNGIEGHGGGQPVYFRSLATRGAGQEVPDNLTDIIGACKAAGHDLVIVETPGIGQGDAAIVPFVDVSLYVMTPEFGAASQLEKIDMLDYADLVAINKFERRGAEDARRDVARQIARNRESFSGNWETMPVYGTSAARFNDDGVTALYQALRDLLTEHGAHLTPGVLPQVDVRASSALKTIIPPNRVRYLAEIAETVRDYHHDTAVEAAAAREAQHVQAAAALVAERGGDTALLDELAGEATGRLSKSSAVALADWPNTVAAYSAEEHVVKIRDRELRMPLWRESLSGTKIPRVALPRYEDQGEVLRFLRAENLPGFFPYTAGVFPFKREGEDPARMFAGEGDPFRTNRRFHLLSAGNPATRLSTAFDSVTLYGRDPDLRPDIYGKVGTSGVSIATLDDMEALYDGFDLCSPTTSVSMTINGPAPTILAFFLNTAIDSERAKLAIELGREPTEEEAAANRAWVLANVRGTVQADILKEDQGQNTCLFSTEFSLKMMGDIQEWFIQNQVRNFYSVSISGYHIAEAGANPISQLAFTLSNGFTYVESYLARGMNIDDFAPNLSFFFSNGMDPEYSVIGRVARRIWAVAMRDKYGASDRSQALKYHVQTSGRSLHAQEMDFNDIRTTLQALIALYDNCNSLHTNAYDEAVTTPSAESVRRAMAIQLIINKEWGLSNNENPLQGAFIIEQLTDLVEEAVLLEFERIAERGGVLGAMETGYQRGRIQDESMLYEHRKHDGQLPIIGVNTFLNPNAEPQMQKLELARGTEEEKQSQLRRLDEFQTRHSTDADAAIQRLQQAAMAGENVFAVLMDAARVCSLGQITEAFFDVGGQYRRNV
- a CDS encoding MarR family transcriptional regulator, with product MARLPFDPIAEAHRRWQENWPEQADRMAAVTSVMRVQQMLLGEIEKVLRPFGLTFASFEALRLLAFTRHGELPMGKIGERLMVHPASVTNTVDRLEARGLVRRRPAAEDRRRILAEITREGRTLVDSATEALNEADFALGGIDDRTVAEVTALLRVVRLAGDDFDAAVHDPWTSTVDRK